atgtatggttggaaagatgttttaaaagtagaatgtaggcctaatgatccacacaatatgGCTTAAATTTGCCTGGttttctcttttattttgtGAACATTTGTGCTACAAAGTGGCAGACTGtgtttagttcacaaagtaaaaaggaaaaccacttttcgaggcacattttgtgtggattattattttcatcttttaaaacatctttccaacaattTCATTTTATAAGGCACGCTTTCAAACGCTTATTACAACCCAAATTGCTCAATCCCAGGTAAAGTTTgcctctaaaggcactggacactattagtaattactcaatataattattagcataaaaactaacttggtaacgagcaatggagagctgttgatagtataacacattgtgagaaacggttccttcTGAATTACCGTcgtttttgagaacgaggtaatttctcactaaaactaAGACgccaggcctgaagccttttactatGCATTTGAAAGAACAcaatgtgcaacaaaggtgttttttctttcatatgaTTATTCtcttgaccaattgagtccaagttttcacaggtttgtattattttctgcatatatTGGGACACATGAAGAgtgaaaactggtctttgacaataaccaaacgtctccagtgcctttaatgaatgATTGAGAAGTGCAGCTCAGCTCACACTAACTTATATAGCTATAATTGTTTTCCTGAATCTTCATGTTAACTTTGTGCATTATAAACTTTGTAAAGAGTATGTTGAGGTATAACTTTGCTGTATGGATAGCATTTTAGTGGCGGCCACTGTCAGCGCATGTCGACAACTATTTCCATTGTCTTAAAGGGACAATTTCCCTTGCATCAGGCGAGTTGCTCGGTGACAAGTGGTTGAAACCGTTtgtatgaaatgcaaatggttgtaAAGAAGGTgataaaagaagaatataatgatcaaaacaatctgcctcgaaattgcacagttttccttttattttgcgaacgaacacggttggccattttgtggagtcaaagaattaatttgactccacaaaaaggcgtgccgtgttagttcacgatgtATAAGGAAAAcattgcaatttcgaggcatagttatgtgggtcattatatcctaccttcaaaacatctttccaatcaaaATGCACTTcatcaaacggtttcaaacgcttttcatagaccaaggcgcccgatccaaggcaacgtgttcctttaaaggcagcggacactattggtaattactcaaaatatttattagcataaaaccttacttggtaacaatggtaacaagtaatggggagaggtttggtatgaaacattgtgagaaaaggctccctctgaactggagtgtttttcgggaaagaagtaattttccacgaatttgatttcgagacctcagatttagaattaagaGGTCTCGAAAAGTATATGAACGCACACATCTTCATGTgacatttctttcattattatctcgcaactttgacgaccgattaagctcaaattttcacaggtttgtgatattatgcatatattgagatacagcaagtgagacgactggtctttgacaataaccaataatgtccaaCGTCTTTAATCAAACTGTATTTAATTTTCACCGGTAAGTTAACCAAACCGTTTATTTCTCAGTGCTTTTATTTGGGGGACGCCTCGATGGAAACTGAACCACCGACAGCGATACTAAAATCGCACAGGTCCCAATTTGAAAGATCTGCttataagcacaacaagtagctaagcacaacgaaAATATGCTgaccagaacagggttaccagccaaaatgccatatcacatgtacaatttttgactggtgtcctgctaagCAGCAAATTTTATGCACGATTTTCTGCTTTAGCagttctataaaattgggccatatacggcctgacccatttctggatCAAACTGACCCGGATCGTGTGTCTAATTCACAGAGAATTTGGGTCGAACTGGTGCATAATTTGAGTTAAAATCCAAATTGTGAACCATTTTCCAGGTCAGCCAGAACTGGGTCAGGTCCCCTGGGATCTGGAACCTTGTTTAATTTCTACCCGCGAGTTGTTAAAGTAAGATGGTATAATTCGGTGAAGCGATCCGATAGCTCCGACATTAATACGTATTTCTTCCATTCCGTAATAAATTGGCGAAGGGAAATTAATTCAATGTAAGGCACTATACACCtctcattattcttttgcaaccttaattatgaccaattgagttaaaatgttcacagttaaaacatttttttattgtttgcatatgttgggatatacaacaagtgagaatactggtttcttacaattaccaaaggtgtccaatgccatTAATAAGATTGTAGTACTCGTTCAAGATGGTGACAGGAATCCATAAGTAAAAATTTGTATATATTAAAATTATATTAGCATACATTTTAGtagtttataaaaataatactaaGCTGTGCTGTAGTAGGCTTATATGATTCAAAGAATTGTAACGCAACTACTTGTAGTACAGTCAACTCTCATGTTTTCAAATAGATGATCACTGACCATGCCAAGGAGGAATACAGCGCCACCATGCGACAGAAATTAGTCTGGGTTATGACGTAAGTCTTAGTCCGATGCCTCCAATTTGTGTCGCTTACAATCGAAAAATGATCTGTCAAAATCAAGAGCACTTTTGTTCATACGGATCTATTTGTACAAATGGGTGATTAGTGAAAATAAAATACCAAATTATAAAGAACATATATATTTTTGGAGTGTGAAGATCACGTGGTTGTTCCTGGCAAGAGAGGGTGTAAAGTAAAATAACGGaagataaataattattaaaatgtttatgCTCATTACATAGTTATTGATGCAATGTCATTATAAACTTAGCGTAGCGCTTACATTACATGTAAACATTAACCTTATTATACCGTACTATTTATGAATATTCTCCgtcatccagggcccaatttcatggctctgcttaccgtaagcacagaatcggcccttacggaagcagggaattctgtgcttacggcaaacgtatttcacgggttagcggtgaatttgggcttctgcgcttgcgtactttacgttactaggcattctactctTACAAGGcttgcgcagaaattcggcgcttgcacgtaagcggggaatcgcgatcgtaagcgcagaattcggcggtaagcagagccatgaaattgggccaaggtaaATATAATATTGAAAATTGTTATAATCTGGACAACTAGACTAATTATTTATAACTGACGTCAGTTTACGGTCTATCCTGGACGCATCATCAGGCCGGCCTATTATACCGTGATACCAAGTTCCAATGGTAAAGGATTGGTTGATGAACATTGGACGAACATTTACGGTAAAAACTTGAAAGTAAATTGTATGGAATTTGTAGTAATTGGGGTAATTTCATAACGGTAAAGCAACTTGTTAGCTATCTATAGCAAAAATGAATGTGGGTGTATACGGTTGGTAATGACTTTGAACATTAATCAAAGTGCACCAGCTTTGGATAatataaatgcattttttgaaacttaaaggcagtggacactattggtaattactcaaaacaattattagcataaaacctttcttggtgacgagtatggggagaggttgatagtataaaacattgtgagaaacggctccctctgaagtgacatagttttcgagaaagaagtagttttcccacgaattcgatttcgagacctcaggtttagaacttgagttctcgaaatcaaccatctaaacgcacacaacttcgtgtgacaagggtattttttctttcattattacctcgcaagttatatgaccgattgagctcaaattttcacaggtttgttattttatgcttatgttgagatacaccaactatgaaggctagtctttgacaaattaccaatagtgtccactgcctttaaagttaagtTTCTCAAAGTGCATTGCGGagttggttttgctaacaaaacagtagctgtcagtgtaagcactttttgaaatccaccACATACATTACCTGAAAACacgtagaagtttgagatcgatcgaccatctgggtcacgagaaaatagtataAAAACGGATTACATATTTTgaatgacattgatgcaaaaaaaaaagcgcACACTGAGTGATTAACTCtaagttaggccgtgtccgaaacgacgacttcggctacagctacgtctagatcagcgcgtctaccagtgttgaagaatagcagacacacgcgatctagccgtagctgtagccgaagtcgccgtttcggacacggcctaagattcgccgctcggccacgacacttcagTCTCGAACCCTTTTTTAGCAATGCGCTTTTTATGGGCACAAAATGGCTGTGAATCGGAAGTTGTTGCAACGATAATAGCGGAACTTTTGAGCTTTTTTAGATTATCACCTCACCCCCAAACAAGGATTCGCCAatgctcgaaaaaaaaaaaaaaaaatgactcgGCAACAATAGGCGAATGTTTTCAACTAATATCACTCCATGGACAATCAAAAACACATAACAAAAGTGTATCTGCGTGCAAAGTCCTATACATTATATTAATAGCCTCTTAGGTTGTGCACCTATAATAAATAAGTATTTTATTTACTTTActttatttgttaaaatataATCTTTGTGTCGTCTATAAATAGATACAGTTTTGAAGAACGGAACTGATGGCACGATAAGTGATTTAATATGATTagcaacaaaatatttaaatacatATGTTCttgtttgtgaaattgtttgttaATAGTATGTACAATACACAGTgcacctttaaagggacacaccggccgaattggtcagcaaccatctataaaaacattatttatgattctacacccctaaattgcgtaaacggtgagccggtgtgtccctttaatgattACACGACAGTCAAATGAGTGCcaaagtcactgttgttttcttgGATGCGTGTTTATTATGTGATGTGCATGCTTTGTCTTGGCCACATACATGCACATGTCGAGTTCTATGGACTGTGGCCTGCTGTAGTGAACCCACCAGCAATTCGTGGACTAATCCCGATCCACGGAGGGTTATGGTACGGCAGAAGATTCTGTCCCCGATGATTTTGTCCATCATACGGCGAGCGTACTAAattacttctgatagcgccctcttgtgaaacACCATCATTCAGCGTTGCTGATTGTCAACCTAGTTCAAGTGTTAATTCCAGTTCGCTTGCCCATCTAACATTCAggtcttattttgttttacataaaaacaaacctgaAATCAAGATGGTTATCTTCACACGGCATATCTTCAGTTTTCCTATCGCCCCTATCAAAAGTGGGCGTGGCTTTTACGATTCCAtaattagcagctctatgaagttgggcttGGGTGTGTctacatcagggcccaatttcatagagctgctaagcacaaaaatttgcttagcatgaaatttctgccttgataaaaacaggattaccaaccaaatttccacatgattttcaggacgAGCAAACAAcacctgaataccagtaacaagcaatatgcaacgtatggaaatttggttggtaatcttgtttttatcaaggacatttttttcacgctaagcaaattgttgtgcttagcagctctatgaaattgggcccagagctttTGCCATGGTATTGATATTTTTAGATGAAGGAGTGCGCATGCGGGGATAAACCGAACTCTTTTCTTTCATCCCCTGTCTTCTCGCACAAGATAAAGTCTGTTTGAATAACAGGAACTGCTGGAGGTGGTACGTGTGGTAAGCCGCCATTGATGTATTTCACTGGGTCTTCAGAGCTATTCCCTTCGGTCTCCTTCACTGCTGTCTCTGCCATTGTCAATGTCAGAGGCTCCGATGACTTGCAGTGGAGGATAGTCCTGCAAGCATCGCGAAAACTGGGGTTAGTGAAGGAATATACTATTGGATTCATACAACTGTTGACGTACGGCAGTAGAAGACCTACATTTTTCACATCCGGCGGGAGTACTTTGGGAGCGTATCTTGCCAAGAGATTGTACGTGATCAGGAGAATGTAACAGGACACGTACACGAGGAAAACCGTCAGAAGCGTCTTGGCGGTTTTCCAGTGCGAGTTCCTATGCGGGACACGACCCAATCGGGAACGGATAAACTTGTTGTTCTTCCACACGTGTAGGACGATCAGGACGTAGAGGGCGGCTGTCACAATCACCGGAAGGTAGAACAAGACGATGTTCAAATAAATTGCTTTGAAGTCTTTGAACCACGAGCCGAAAGGTGTCACAAGTTTGCAGGCGAAATTAATCTTTCCTGGATATGTCACAGCTTTGCCAACACCACCATATTTACTCTGGAACAACAGAAGTAAGAACACTGTgaattatacacaaaataactaaAACCAAAATTTCACAGAACTTTAGAAACTTGGTCTTTGCTGTTGTATTCCATATGTCTATGTGAAAAGCAGAcgacaaaatggctgcacccaCGGATTCTTCATTCATCACATTCAGCACGCGACAAAATGACCCAAATATTTCGTTTAGTCTAAAGAGTAATTAGGCCGACATTATTTTGGAGAAGGGTTTTCTCTGTGAACACATTAATTGAgttgcttttattattattcaaataaaatgttCTTTTGGTGGAAAGGCGTCAGCTTTGCTTGGAATGAGAAATGTGCATGGTGTGTCAAGAGCGATCGAGCACGTAATGGTGATTAAGTCatcggggtgtgggttcgagtcccgatcGCGACAATTGCTTCTCTTGCTTCTACCCAGGGGGTATAAATAAATAGGAGAGTAGAGATTGATATTGCGTTTGAAAAAGCCGTTCGGGGCTCCACGGCAGCCAGACCGTACATCCGCACTGAGGGAGCTGAGACAGTACAGTTTcagctcgatttcacaaagcactaagattcatctcaagacgatttcacaaagcactgtAGAGTTGTTATACTGCCCTCTATTGATTATCGTTGCTTAGTTTCTAGTCCAATCCAAGAGGTCTGACCAACGATAATAAACAAATCAGTCTGTCTAGTGTCTCAGTGGTTAGGCCTAAACACCACAAGCACTAAGATTTTTCTTAAAATGATGAGTTTCCTCATAACTTGCGCCATGAGTGCCATTTGACAGATATGGCGCGTTACAAATGACCATTACTTCTAGCTGTCCGTAACCGTAGTGATTTGTATAGTGGCATCGCACTTTCTCCAGCAATTATTATGATTAATACACAATTTAGCTTTAGGCTTATTGTGAAATCGGCTCCCACGCAGGGCACTAATAATGTATAGTGCATTTTTTCCCCTCCAATAATAAGCGGAAATGTAATGACAACATTTGGGTACACGGTTAAGTGAGATGCTTTCGTTCCCTAacctatggacagacaaacattTAGTGCAACCATGGTGCGACCAAATCACGGTTACATGACAAATAACGTACGGTAACGTACAACGTTTATGAATACGAAAATCAAAGCACtaaactctttagtttttaacaAAGACAGTTAAAGAGGCCCATGATTAAGTACGAGATTCATCTAAGCTATCAGTATGAGTTTCCTCGATGCACCACTTTTGTTTACATTGAcattctgttaaaggcagtggacactaatagtaattgtcaaagactagccctcacagttggagtaataataaaagaagaaaaaaacccttgtcacacgaagttgtgtgcgtttagatggttgatttcgagacctcaagttctaaatctgaggtctcaaaatcaaattcgtggaaaattacttctttctcgaaaactactctacttcagagggagctgtttctcacaatgttttatactatcaggttttatgctgataattattttgagtaattaccaatagtgtccactgcctttaaagccatatacactttcggtacagaaaaaaaaaagttcacagatttgcaaataatttacagggtttacagaaggtaatggtgaaagacttatcttgaaatattattgcatgaaacgctttactttttgagaaaacattaaaacaatatcaattctcgatagcgagaattacggatttattttaaatacatgtcatgacacggcgaaacgtggggaaacaagggtgggttttcccgttattttctcccgactccgatgaccgattgagcctaaattttcacagggttattattttatatataagttgtgatacacgaaatgtgaaccttggacaatactgtttaccgaaagtgtccaaacAGGAGATACAGTACTGTAGAAAGTGATGTTGGGTATAACATTATGCCTACCTGGAACATAAATGCAGTTGGTATTGCAGCAAGGTTTGAGACAACCCATAGAGCACCCACGATCACTTTAGTCCGCTTTGCCGTGAATCGGGTCCGGAACGTCACCGGGTGTTTCACGGCGTAGAACCGGTCCACTGCGATGGCCGTCATGGTCAGGACCGTGTTGTTGAACCCAACAAACCGGAAGAACCGATGGACTGAACACTGCCAGTCGAAGGCCCAGAGAACGGGCCAAGTCGGTGGGAAAAACTCAGTGATGTGGAAAATAACAACAACCAGAGCCAGTAAATCACCTAGtaggaaaagaagaagaaaacaatctttatGTTCTttacccccgatgcaaatttaacatatcttacatcgttgcggtacccgctgccaaaataaGGATCCGTCGAACTGCCTctatagctaccgggcaacctcggtagtctagttggtaagacattgctctagaattgcaaagggtcgtgggttcgaatcccacctgacgAGTAACATGCATGTGGTATTTttcactggatctgagtagtaggtccctgtctttatccttgtggGTACAGACAGGGACCCATTCTACGAGCgaattagcctgaacatcttacgtcatacttcgaggctcgtgaataacgccagagaaaTGCCTATTAACCGGCGTgtatattcacctttgacctacattcatttcacatagggATACGCAGTCAAACATTTTTGATGACGTGAAAGCAGTTAGTTTGGGCatcatacgcctctcttaatatttatgcatgaggtacgtcacaatgctaactcaaaacgaggcgattggcgcagccactgcaagtgatgggggacgtgcgcccatagcctcattttgggtaagaattatgacgtcatgcataaatattaagagaggcgtattgggtgcgttcgtttagcttccctgggtcgaccccggtctgccccggtacgttcgaatagctttgatggggctcacccaggtcagcccccagtgccctgcttgtggagtgggtcacttgaggGTGACCTGAgatgcatgccgtcaccacgagaagcTAAACGAAGGCACTCCATGGAAacctcatgtcactgcacgtatcAGATGGTGCCTTAGAACATATTTAaggaagttaaaggaacacgttgccttggatcggacgagttggtctataaaaagcgtttgaaaccgtttgttatgaaatgtatatggttagaaagatgttttaaaagtagaatataatgatccacacaagtatcactcgaaattgcacggttttctttttacgtcgcggactatcaccgtcggccatttatgggagtcaaaatgtttacccccattaatggccgaccgtgttattggacgaggtaaaaaaaaaaccacgcaatttcgaggcatatttgtgtagatcattgtattctacttttacatcatctttctaaccatatgcattctataacaaacggtcacaaaacgcttttcaaagaccagctcgaccgatccaaggcaacgtgttcctttaagtcaaaagagggcgatATCAGACGAAATATCTACACAACCCGTTCTTTTGGGGAGTTGAAACTCATGCCACACTGCGGGCCAGACTGAAGTGCCCTGTACGTTGCTTCTTAATGGACCCAGCAGtgactagacttgtggacaagtcgttaatggtcccacgcggtgagatagtcgagttgtcacTGCTCTTGGCGACTTCTACAGTAGAAGTCGGGCAGCGCGCAGTATAgagcggcagcccagagcacttcggttaaaggaacgaggtaccaatatttgagtacaggaacatttagtggataacctgacatagtcagatatggatgtctgccaggGACCCCCTGCTgcatgtggcgcatggacccccagcaaagaggcaaaataatgggctcaatcaaacattgtaggtaccacatgaaaccaagtggaaatggtcaataacatcatgcttagtaaaaaatatcaaccgccagacaaattttctgctgcattaggcctgccagacaccccctcccctaaatatttagtgtacaaacctatgggttgaaattaaccagttgtcaaattatctcagatttacatgaaactttgtctaactgttccactatggataaaatgaacacaaaccaaaagtTAAATCAATACTCCATAtcgtttccgagatacagccttttaaaatatgctaaaatctcccccttttggcgCTCCGCCCCCGAACGAcaccgcgcgtcgtggtggtattcttttcaaacgttaagagcccgtaatttaataacgacatCAGCTGTGTGGCTGAAAGGTATATgctatttaagttgtggccattgattcataatttggctgcactgGGCCTGACATACACCCTCACCCCCGGGGTAAAACTTTggaggaacgacctaaaaccaagttgaaattaccaatagcaaTTACCTATTTACCAATTACCAATTACCTATTTTTAACAGAAGACAATATCAGCCGCTagacaatgttttgctgcattgggcgcggcccgacagacacctaccctccccgggttaaacatcagaggaactacctgaaaccaagttggaaaaaaattacaaataagaatattcttaataccagtatgaatcaccagacgaaagttttgctgcattgggcccggccgACACCTCCCCtcctccccgggttaaacatcaaaggaactacctgaaattaagttgaaatgaccaataacaatattcttaatacaccagtatcaatcaccagacgaaagttttgctgcactgggcccggcagacacctccccaacCCCGTGGTTAAACTTCCtaggaacgacctaaaaccaagttaaaATGGCCAATATGCCTATTATACACTATTCTTTATACCAGATCAGCCGGCCGCTAGATAGACacaagttttgctgcattgggtcCGGTAGACCAGTCCCCCACGGCCctcgggttaaacatcagagaaaccacctgaaaccaagttgaaaagaCCAATTTACAcaattcttaatacaagtatcataaTACGCCAGACAAAAAATTGGTGCATTGGGCAcgccagacacccccaccccctgggtttaagaatattgttattggtaatttcaacttggtttcagggggTTCCTCTggtgtttaacccgggggaagGGAGgggtctgccgggcccaatgcaacAAAACTTGCGTCTGGTGATTGATACTGGTCaaagaatagtgttattggtcatttcaacttggtttcaggtggttcctttgatgctTAACCCGGGgaagggaggtgtctgccgcgCCCAATTAAGCAAAGTATTTGTCCGGCGCCTGATATTGTCTTGTGTTAAGAATAGTGCATTAGGCcaattggtaatttcaacttggttttaggtcgttcctccgatgtttaaccccggggttgggggtgtctggtaggcccaatgcagccaaattatgaatcaatGGCCACAACTTAAATAGTTTATACCTTTCAGCCacacagctggtgtcgttattaaattgCGGGCTCGTAACGtttgaaagaataccaccacgacgcgcggtgtcggccggggcggagctccaaaagggggagattttagcatattttaagaggctgCTCGGAAACGAcatggagtatggatttaacttttggtttgtgttcattttagccttagtggaacagttagacaaagtttcatgtaaatctgaggtaattGGACAACTTGtcaatttcaacccataggtttgtacactaaatatttgggggagggggtgtctggcaggcctaatgcagcagaaaatttgtctttcagttgattttgtttactcagTATCATGGTAAAgcccatttccacttggtttcatgtggtacctaaaatgtttgattcagcccattattttgcctctttgttggctgtccatgcgccacatgcagcgggggtccccggcagacatccacATATGATtttgtcaggttatccactaaacgttcctgtactcaaatattggtacctcgttcctttaaccaaagtgctctgggctgtcggtcaaccagcagttcgcgcggagAGTACAGCTGCAACTCGGCTATCTCACCGCGTTGGACCATAAACAaattgtccacaagtctaagcAGTGACATCCTCTTCTTTGTTTCCCCATAGGCCTACCACATTATTTTGTGAAGTTTTCCCAATGAATCAAATTTATTGTGAAGTGATTTGAAATGAATACGCATGTAATTTAGTTATAACCCCTCACCCTTTTAGGATTTCCTTAAATTTCTCACGCTTTAGTGCCATTACGTTTTGTGCCTATAGATAACCACGGCCATTATCAGAGTTTTGTGATGATCTTAAAAAATTATAGATCTTGACATTATTGTCCAACAATGGTTTCTGGTTCAaactataattttgtttcttctctaTTCAATAATTTGAAAGACTCGTTGAAACAACCGCACACTCCATTTggagaagaaacaaaatccaCGTTCTAGAGAAAATAACCTTGACTGTTTTCAAGCTTTCAATTGTTGGACAGACTGAATTCCTTAAA
The DNA window shown above is from Asterias amurensis chromosome 18, ASM3211899v1 and carries:
- the LOC139950998 gene encoding allatostatin-A receptor-like; this translates as MHRLDSNSPKVHEMANSSEEEFEANAPSSEQPESSVGYEVPLLLVVSIVGLFGNLMTWLVYCRRKYRRSNAVIYILSLAAGDLLALVVVIFHITEFFPPTWPVLWAFDWQCSVHRFFRFVGFNNTVLTMTAIAVDRFYAVKHPVTFRTRFTAKRTKVIVGALWVVSNLAAIPTAFMFQSKYGGVGKAVTYPGKINFACKLVTPFGSWFKDFKAIYLNIVLFYLPVIVTAALYVLIVLHVWKNNKFIRSRLGRVPHRNSHWKTAKTLLTVFLVYVSCYILLITYNLLARYAPKVLPPDVKNVGLLLPYVNSCMNPIVYSFTNPSFRDACRTILHCKSSEPLTLTMAETAVKETEGNSSEDPVKYINGGLPHVPPPAVPVIQTDFILCEKTGDERKEFGLSPHAHSFI